CCGGAAATGGGGCGAGGAGAAGTTCGCGGGCCGAATCGCCTCGGCCATTGTTGCTGCACGTGCTTCGAAGCCCTTCACCACCACCGGCGAGCTTGTCGAAGCGATCCGCGGGGTTGTCCCGGCGGCAGCTGCGCGAACCGGCGGGCATCCTGCCAAGCGAACGTTCCAAGCGCTGCGCATCGAAGTGAACGAGGAGCTCGATGTCCTCGAGCGGGCCATTCCGGCATCGTTGTCGGTGCTGAACATGGGTGGACGCGTGGTCGTGATGTCCTACCACTCGCTTGAAGACAAGATCGTCAAGGGCGTCTTCGCCGCGGGCGCGCGGTCCTCCGCGCCCAAGGGGTTCCCGGTTGAACTTGAACAACACAAGGCCCAGCTCAAGAGGCTGACCAAGGGCACCGAGGTGCCTACGGACGAGGAAATTGCAGAAAATCCCCGTGCAGCCTCCGCAAAACTCCGTGCAGTAGAACGAATCCGCAAACCCATGGATGGGGCCAGGAAATAATGAGCGAACGTCGGCCATCGGCCCGATTCAGCACCATGGCGTCAAGCGCCGTCGTCGGCAACACGGCGCGCGCGCTTGATTGGGATGCTGCGGCGCCTGCCACCACCGTCAGGCGGCGCACCCCGCTGTCGCTGGTGCCCGCCGCCTCGCGCCGCAAACGTGCCCCGTTCGCGGTTTTCTGCTTCGCTGCCCTCGTTCTCGGACTGGCCTCGGTGCTGTTGCTGAACATCTCGGTTTCCAGCGGCCAGTACGAGCTGGTGCAGCTGCAGAGCCAGAAGGCCGAGCTGGCCCAGCGCAACGAAGCGCTGACCCAGAAGATCGAAAACCATCAGGCACCGCAGGTCCTGGCTGCTTCCGCGGCAGACCTCGGCATGGTTTCTTCGCCCAGCTTCGGCACCATTGACCTCCAGACACTTGCAGTCACCGGCAGCCCGGAGGCAGCCAAGGAAGGCGAGCCGGCCGAGCTGCTGATCGGGGCGCCGAGTGTCCTGACCCAGCCGATCACCCCCGCACCCTCCGTGGTTCCGGCAGAACCGCAGGAATCGGTCCGGGCACTTGAGGAGCGGGAGGAAGCAGCGGCAAGCGAAGCAGCGGCCGCCGCAGCAGCGGAAGAGGCCGCCCGGATTCCGGAAGCGGATCCGGCCCAGCCCTCGGACGTCGTCCCTGAAGGCGAATTGAACGGCGGAACCATCCCTGCCCCCGTGCAGCGAAGCGGAAACTGATCCAAGCGAAGCAGTCATCAAAACTTAGGCATGAACGAGGACACGTTGTGGCACAAAAATCCGGCCCGGACAACCACAGGGTGGCCATCGTTACCGGACGGCTGCGCGCCGGACTGATCCTTGCCCTGGTGTTGCTGACCGTTCTCGGACTTCGGCTTTTCCACGTCCAGGCACTGGACCCGGACGGCATGGCACAGAGCGCCGTGGATAACCGGCTCGTGACGGTGACCGTGCCGGCCCTGCGCGGCAGCATCCTCGACTCCAAGGGCAATTACCTGGCCCGAAGCGTGGAGCGGTTCGACATTGTGGTGGACCAGCGCCTTTCGCAGGACATCGGCGAGGAATTCAAGCGCCGCGACGCCGAGGGGAAACTCCAGGACGTTACCTTCGACCAGGCGTTTGAGGAACTTGGAGCCATCCTCGGGCAGGATCCGGAAACCCTGCGCTCAGCACTGCTGGGGGAGAAGGGCTTCAACTTCGTCGCCAAAACCGTCACCCCCGAAGTCAAGGAAAAGGTCCTCGCCGTAAAGTTCCCGGGAATCTATGCGGACCGGACCACGCTGCGGACCTACCCCTCCGGCTCGGTGGCCGGGTCCATTGTGGGCTTCCTCGGCACCGAAGGCGCGCAGGAAGGCCTCGAGCTGACCCAGGACGAGATCCTCGCCGGCGAGGCCGGCAGCAAGACCTACGAAATCGGCGGAGACGGCATCCGCATTCCTTACGCCACC
This genomic stretch from Arthrobacter sp. zg-Y1110 harbors:
- the rsmH gene encoding 16S rRNA (cytosine(1402)-N(4))-methyltransferase RsmH; the encoded protein is MSEERPTEERHVPVLRDRCINLLAPSIESAVADHGRAVVVDATLGMGGHTEAMLQRFPQLHVIGIDRDRQALALAGERLEPFADRIDLVHAVYDEIADVVTDLGFEGIDGALFDLGVSSLQLDERDRGFAYSYDAPLDMRMDTTRGRTAADIVNTYGEAELVGIIRKWGEEKFAGRIASAIVAARASKPFTTTGELVEAIRGVVPAAAARTGGHPAKRTFQALRIEVNEELDVLERAIPASLSVLNMGGRVVVMSYHSLEDKIVKGVFAAGARSSAPKGFPVELEQHKAQLKRLTKGTEVPTDEEIAENPRAASAKLRAVERIRKPMDGARK